The genomic region GAAGTATCGCCGCCGTCTCGGTAGCAGATGCTTTGGCTGGGGGCTTGGTCGGAACAGACGCGGGTGGCGGCGCTTCGGCCTCCGTCGCGGTGTCGGCGATATAGCCGATCGTGTCGCCCACGGGGAGTTCCTGATCAACCGCGGCCAGCGGGCCGGCGAGAAAACCATCATGGAAGGCTTCGACCTCCATGATTGCTTTATCCGTTTCGACTTCGGCGACTGCCTCGCCGGTCTTGACCTTATCACCCGGCTTCTTGAGCCATTTGGCCAATCGGCCGTTGTTCATTGTATCCGACAGGGCCGGCATGGTGATCGCCTGCTTCATGGCGAATTGCCTTTCCTTACTCGGCCGCTTGGGTCTTCTGCGGTTCGCACAAGATGCGCGCCGCTTCGACAATGTCCGGGACGCGCGGGATGGTCGCTGCCTCGAGCGCGCCATTGAAGGGTGTCGGCATATCGAGCCCGGCGACGCGTTGTGGGGGCGCATTGAGCGAGAAGAAGCAGCGCTCGGCGAGCGTCGCCGCGACTTCGGCGCCGGCGCCGGCGAAGCGGCAGTCCTCTTCGACGACGAGCAAGCGATGCGTCTTATTGACGGAAGCGGTGCAAGTGTCCCAATCGATAGGACTCAGGCTGCGCAGATCGATCACTTCCGCCTCGATGCCTTCCTTGGCCAGCTCTGTGGCCGCCTCCTGCGCCAGCAGCGCCATGCGCGAATAGGCGATGATCGTCACGTCCTTGCCGGGACGGCGCACGATGGCGCGATGCATGGGCGGCGGCTCGGCAACGATGTCGACCTGGCCCTTGGTAAAATAGAGAAGCTCATGTTCGAGTAGAATGATCGGCTCGTTGCTGGCGATTGCTTGCCGCAGCTGCCAGTAGGCATCCTGCGGCGTCGATGGCGCGGCAACGCGCAGGCCCGGAACATTCATGAACATCTGTTCGAGCCGCTGCGCATGCTGGGCGCCAAGTTGGCGGGCGACGCCGCTCGGAGTCCGCACGACGATCGCCATCGGAAACTGGCCGCCCGACATGAAGGAAATTTTCGCCGCGCCATTGACGATCGAATCGAGCGCCAGAAGCGCAAAATTGATCGTCATGATCTCGACGACGGGACGGGTGCCGACCAGCGCGGCACCGACGCCGACGCCGGTGAATCCTCCTTCCGAAATCGGCGTGTCGCGAACGCGCCACTCGCCATATTTTGCGTAGAGACCTTCGGTGACCCGATAGCTGCCGCCATAGAGACCGACATCTTCGCCGAGGGTGAAGACCGATTCGTCCTCGCTCATTTCGATGTCCATGGCGCGGTTGAGAGCCTGCCAATAGAGCATTTCTTCTGCCATGAGTTTCCTCCTCAGATCAGGACTTCGTGGCCGCGATTGCAATTCAAGGCCTGCCAGGCCGCTTCCATCGTCGGCTGCGGGCTTGCGAGCGCATAAGCGGCCGCGTCATCGACGGCCTTCTGCACCTGTGCCTTGAGCGCCTCGACTTCTGCCTCGCGGACGTGGCCCGAATCGATCAGATGCTTCGCCAGACGTCCGACACTGTCGGGACCGATCGCAGCGAGCTCTTCGCGGCTCGGATAGCTGAATTCGAGGTCGCGGATCGCCGCCGAAACCGGGTCATGCGCCTGAAAGGCCTTCAGCTCGACGGCCGGCCGGTAGCTGCCGGGATCCGCCATCGAGTGGCCGCGATAGCGATAGGTCTCGCATTCGATGAACTGCGGACCGCCGCCGCGCCTGATCCGATCGAGCGTATGGCGCGTGGTATCATAGACTGAAAGAACATCCATGCCGTCGATGCGCTCGGCCGGGATGTTATAGGCCGCCGCGCGCTTATAAAGATCCGACAATGCCGAATGGCGATGCACTTCGGTGCCGATCGCATAGTGATTGTTTTCGCAAACGAACAAGATCGGTAGATGCCACAAGCCCGCCATGTTGAGCGCCTCATGGAAAGCGCCCTGGTTCATCGCGCCATCGCCGAAGAAGCAAATGACGGCCTCCGGAAGATTTCGCATGGCGATCGCATAAGCGATGCCGACGCCGATCGGGCAGGATTCGCCGACGATCGCATAGCCCCCCATGAAGCGGCGCTCTCGATCGAACATATGCATCGAGCCGCCCATACCGCCGGACATGCCGTCGGCGCGGCCGAAAAGCTCGGCCATCACCTTGCCCGGCGGCACGCCACGCACCAGAGCGTGCGCATGTTCGCGATAGGTGCTGACGATGTAATCGGACGGACCTGCGGCGTTGATCACCCCGGCGGCGACGGCTTCCTCGCCCGGATAGAGATGCAGGAAGCCGACGATATTGCCCTTCGTATATTCTTCCGCCGCGCGCTCCTCGAAGGCGCGGGCGAGAAGCATATCGTGAAGGAGGCGATGCAAGGTTTCGCGTTCCATTTTGGACCTCATAATCAGATTAGATAGGCAGGCTGCGCAGGTTCACCGCGCAGCCTTGCGGAATCTGTCTCAATGGGCCGCATTATTGGCGGCGGAGCCGGTTTCCTTCAGGAACAGCGCGACGATTGCGGCGAGTACGATCGCGGCGATGAAGACGGTGCCACCTTTGTCGAAGACCCGCAGCGTCAACGCGCCGCCGCCCGCGAGCTTCTGCAACAGCATGCCGAAGAAGGGCGCGGCGAAGGCGCTCATCACGAAGACGATGAAGTTGATGGCGCCAGTAGCGCTGCCCTTCACGCGATCAGGGTTGATTTCCTTGATCATCGAATAGGGAATCATCGCGGCGCCGGAACCGATGCCGAGCAACAGACCGAGGACGTAGGGCGGGAAGGTATTCGGATGCAGGTAGATGAGGGCGAGCGTGCATAAAAGCATCAGCACCATGCCGCCAAAGAGCACCGGCTTACGCCGACCGATGTGATCCGAGATATAGCCCAGCAGCGGGCACCCGATTACCCAGCCGAGCGGAACCATGGAGGCCCGCGTCACGGCTTGCGACGTGCTAATGTCCCAGCCTTGATGCAGGAAGGAGACGCCCCAGATCATGCCGCCGACGGTGGTCGGCAGAAACAACAAGCCGGCGCAAATCCCGCACAGATAGGACTGCGGATTGGTCAGAACCGTCTTATAGGGCTCGAACATCTGCCAGACGGGCGTATTGGTATGCTCCTCTATGTCCTGCTTCGGGGTGACGGCAAAGATCGCGATCGCGACTACGAATGTGAAGATACCTGAATAGATCCAGAACTGCTGCCAGCTCACCACGCCATGGACGATCGGGCCGACGGCGAATTGCCCGGCCGAACCACCGAGCATGCCAATCATCTGGGTGAAGCCGATCGCGGTCGCCAGATAGCGCGCCGGAAACCCATGCGTCGCGAGATAAACGGCGCCAACGAAGGCAAAAGCCGCGCCCGCGCCTTGCAGCAGCCGACCGAGAGTCGCGACCCAGCTGATGCCTAAGCCGAACATGACAATGCCAATGGCGAGGAAAAATACGCCAGTGGGAATGGCGTATTTCGCACCCCAGCGGTCGAGAGAAGCACCCGCGACGATCGCGAAGGTCGAATAGGTGTAATAATAAATTCCGATGAGCGAACTTAGGCCGACAGTCGTCAAGCCGTACGCGGTCCGCAATTCCGGCAGCATGACGCTCGGCGCCGAACGCACGGCATATTGCGTAAAGTAAAACACCAAGCAGAAGGCCCATGCGACAACGAAGGCGGCACGGAATCCGCCGCCGACTGATAGCCTTTTCACTTGAGGCTCCATAGTTTGCACTGACATGGACGGTTCCTCCGAAATTCATACTGAAATTGGGAGATCGCGGCTGATCCCGCGGGGAACGCTAAAGTCCATCCTTCTTCTTGCATTGACATGCATCAACCAATTCTGCGCTTGCCGGCATGGCGCATAGGCGGTGGCGAGACGCGCTTACTGAAGCGACGTTGCGCGAACAGGAGGCCAATTCGGCGACCGTCCAAAGGGCCGCTCTGGTGTTGCTGCGCGAAGCAAGCTTTCGATTTACATGCACCTCCACTTTGGTAAGGAACATTGCCCAGCGCATGGAGCGTTAGAATGCCGAGTTGGGAATACGCACGGTCTTGGGCGGCCTCGCCGAATTCGCGCGCAAAGTCATGCCGGCGAAAGCAAAGCGTTAATGTCTTCGGTGCGATGCGCCCGCCGGGTTTCGGCGACAGCGGACTTACGCTTTCGCAGGAGGGCCGGCTTGCGCTCCTGTCGCGCGGGCCAGACCCACGAAAAGCGTCGCAGCCACATGTTTGCAATTATATCCGACGGCGCGGAGGATACCCTCGCGTCCGGTTTCAAGAAGGCGCGCTTTTGGGAGACGTATGCGAGCGCTTCGTTCAACGATCGTCGGCGCGCGATGATGGTGAGACATCGGATATATCCGATGTCTAATATCGGAAAAGGCGTTCAACTTTTCCGGAACATGCTCGAGCGTGAGCGAGCGGAAAGCCTTAAAGGACGCCCCATGCGCGGTATCGGCCGCGCCCTGTCGTCTCACGCAAGCCGAGTTGCGCCACGAGATCCAAAGCGGCCCGCGGCGTCACGCCGAGAGCCGCGGCGATCATGCCGGCCGAAACCATGGGGCGGCTTAAAACATAGTCGATGAGTGTCGGTAGTTTTGATGTGGAACGCCGTCCATCGAGTTTGCGTGCGAGCACTGCGCGGGCATTGAGCCAACGGTCGTGATCCTTGAGTCCGGCATCTGCTCCGGCGGTCATGGCGTCCAAGATTGCGACTAGGCGATCCGGTCCGCTCCGTGCGCGCCGTTGCTCACGCGGGATGGCGCGTAATCCGAGATTGAGGCAGGCAAGATGGACGCGTGTCTTGCCGCGCGCGCGGAGCAGCGCGGCCGCGAGCAGGCGGCCCATCCAGGGCAGATGTTGAAGGGGGGCAATGTCGTCGAAGGCGGCGAGCACGATTGCGGCGGCGAGCGTTGGCGGCAGAGACTGGGTGGCAGCCGTGATGCGCTGCCATTCGCTGAGCCGCGCCGCCTCATCCCAATCGAGATCATAGATCAGCGGGTCTCGCTCTATCGCATATTGGGCGGCGGCGTTTGCGAGGTGTCGATCCGTCTGGGCCATGGCGGCGTCGACGGCGGCGAGCGCCTGCGCAAGACGCGGATCGTCATGACCGGCAATAGCGCGGTCTTCGGAAGCGTCCGCGTTGGCATCGTCCGCGTCGGCATTGGCGGCGCCGCGCCCTTGTTGCGTGGCGCGGGGCATCTCTGTCGCATTATCGCCTGCTGAACGTCCGCAGAGATCCTGGAGGCCAAGCGGCGACAGCGCCCAGCCTGGGGCGCCCGCAAGCATCCTGCGGCGTGTTCGCAGCACAGTATGGGCGCGGTTGAGTTCGTGTGTCGGGGTACGGACGTCCATGCCGGCGTCGTGGAGGACAAGGTCTTCAATGTGAACAAGTTCGCCTTGCAGCCAGAGGCTCGCGGATGCGTCGATAAAATGCGTGCGCGCGATCCACCCATCTCGGATTGGGCTTTTGGCCAGCCGTTCGTCGAGGCGCGCGAGCGAATCTTCTGCGGCGGCAATGGGCAGAGCGAGAGCCGACCAGGGCAGCGGCGAGGCATTCGGGAGTGCGTCGTACATGGTTGGGAGTTCGTTATTAAAGGAATAAAAATGAAGCTAATACCTATTTAGCTTCAGTCATAGGTGGGTCCCAAAAAATAAACATATAACTATCGATAATTATAATTTATCGATAGTGTTGGAGAATATGATGCAAATTAGGGATTTTTGGCTTTCCGAGGGTGGCCGACAGCACCTGTCCCGCCCGAAATCGATCTCAGCCTGCCATTCCCAGCCCAGCCGTTCCAGGAGTTGGCCCCCCCTGCCCGTCTTCGTCGCCTGGTGCTGTGCGATCTGCTTTTCGAGGGCCGGCCTTGAACAGGGGGCGACTTAAGACGATCTTCGATCGCCTTACCTTTATATGGATTGGATCGATGGCTCGCGCCGATAGGCTCACCACGACTGTTTCCGCCAAGGGGCAGGTCATTTTGCCTAGTGCTATCCGGCAGAAGCTTGAATGGGGTGCGGCGCGGCCGTCGCTTGTTGCTTCGGTGAAGCTGCGCTTGCTACGCCCGGTCCAGATTGATGAGTTATTGCTCTCAATGAGATCATTGGAGGCCAAGGAAACGAGCGCTGGACGCGGTCTGAAGACATCGTCATTCTCAAGCATTCCCTTGGGGAACCAGACGTGAAGAAGGGCAATTCGACACTAGGGCGTCCAATGAGCAAGGTCCCCGCCCCTACTCGTCTCATCGACTCGGAAACGCGGCGCGCGTTGCAGCTCGACGCACTCGCGGCCGTTTTGCCGATGGATCGCCGCGATCGTCTCGCGCACCTGCTGACAGATGACGACGTCGATACGCTCAAGCATCTTGCCCGCGTGGGGATGGGCGAAAACACGCTGCGGGCTCTCGCCTCCGATCTCGCCTATCTCGAAGCCTGGTGCCAGGCTGCGACCGCTTCTCCCCTGCCCTGGCCGGCCTCGGAAAGTCTGGCGCTCAAATTCCTCGCCCATCATCTCTGGGATCGTGCCAAACGAGAGACGGACCCGCGCCACGGCATGCCCGAAAATGTCGCCGCGGATCTTCAGAGTGCGGAACTGCTGCGGGTCGATGGTCCACATGCGCCATCGACGGTGAAGCGGCGTCTGTCGAGCTGGGCGACCTTGCATCGCTGGAAGGGGCTCGATGGGCCTTTCAAATCGCCTACCCTTCGCTCTGCGTTGCGTCTGGCGGTGCGCGCCAGTGCGCGGCCGCGCCGGCGTAAGAGCAAATGTGCCGTCACCCGGGACATTCTCGACACGTTGCTCGCGACGTGCCGATCCGACCGGCTCGCCGACAGACGCGACCTGGCCCTCTTGCTCATCGCCTTTGGATCTGGCGGCCGGCGGCGCAGCGAAGTCGCGCGCTTGCGGGTCGAACAGCTCCACGATGAGCCGCCTGTTCCGATTGATCCGGAGGATTGCAACACGCTCTTTCTACCCTGCATGTCCATCGCGCTTGGTCGGACCAAGACAGGACAGGCGGACGATGATGCCCGCGTTTTGCTGATCGGTTCACCGGTCGTGGCCTTGCGGGAGTGGCTTGCGCGCGCCGACATTCAAACGGGGCCGATCTTTCGGGCGATCGACCGCTGGGGGGCACTTGACGAAAGACCGTTGACGCCGCAGGCGGTGAATTTGATCGTGAAGCGGAGGTGTGTTCAGGCAGGGCTCGATCCAGAGGCATTTTCCGCGCATGGGCTGCGGTCCGGCTATCTCACGGAGGCGGCCCGCAATGGCGTCCCCTTGTCCGAGGCCATGCAACAGTCGCAGCATCGCTCCGTGCAGCAGGCGGCGAGCTATTATAACGAGGCGGAACGGCGTCTTGGAAGGGCGGCGCGGCTTGCCGTCTGAAATTGACAGCAGGCGGCGCTTTTTCGATCGTTAAGTTGTCAGTGTACAACAAGCTGGTTCGATCTGGTCCAACGGTGGATGCGGTCGCACGGCTCGTCGGCCAGGTACCGCAGCCGGAGTCTTTGATTACGGTTTGAAGGCACCGGCAATTTGGGTTTTCTCATAAAATAGGACTCATGGTTGAGCTGTGCCGCTCGCAAGCGCGAAATGGCCTTAGCTGAGTGTCAAGCTACGGCGCTTGCATACGCCTTAAAAGTGCTACATATGTTGCACTAGAAATTTGATCGCAGGATGAAATTATGGCTGTAACCTCGAAGATACGGAAACAGGGCGGCGCGGCCGTCATGACCATCCCTCCCGCCCTGCTCAAGCTGATGCACGTCGACGTTGGTGCGCAGATGACTCTCAGCGTGCAGGACGGTAAGCTGATGGCGCAGCCGGTCGGGCCGACGCGGAGGCGTTATACGCTCGCGGAATTACTCGAAGGTTCGGACGTTATGAAGAGGCTGAATGCCGAGGTTGCCTGGGCTCGCGAGGGTGAACCCGTCGGGCATGAAATTGTCTAATGGTGCGTAGCGAAGTTCCGAACCGCGGCGACGTTTATTGGATTGACCCCAATCCAATTGCCGGGCGCGAGATGAAGGATCGGCATCGTTTCGTCGTGATTACACCTAGGCAGATCAATGCGCTCGGCGTGAGCATGACGGTGCCGATCACGACTGGCGGCGCGTTTACGCGAGATGCCGGCCTGTCGGTTTCCATTAGCGGCCACGAAACGACCGGCGTCGTGGTCTGTAATCAAGTTCGCAGCTTCGATATAGTGGCGCGAGTCCGAGCCGGCTCGGCAAGCTTCATTGAAATGCTCGATAAGGCGACGATGGACGAAATCATTGCTCGCGTGGTGAGTGCCATCGATCCTGAATCTTGAAAGTGAAAAGAAGCGGCGGATTATGGGATGCGTCTTCGTATCGCCGACGCGCCAAGTCCGTATTTGCTGATCGTCCGATACCGCGCATCCGACCCGGTGAACATTCGGCGTCTCCGCCCATCAAAAATCCAAACCGAGGGCAGGGCAGGGCGGCGCGCCGACGCGCTCATACCAGATCCTCCGCCAGATGTTGAGTTGTCAGCGTACAACTCTGAAGCCGCTTTTTTAAACCGCAAACTTGTCGCGGCGGTTTGCTTTGCAGTCCCTCGCTGCCCGTTAAGCTTTCGTTAACGCAAATCCTCTTGCCGGGCGGAGAGAATCGGGCATTACTGCTCTATCAGCGCTTTTTGGATCAAACAGCAAAAATCGCCGCAGATGCAGAGAAGGCCGATGGCAAGCGCAGCAATACCGCAGGACTACCAATTAGGGGATCTGCGTGCCCTCATCAATGCGGATGCCGCGGAGCTTTCCGCGCGTCTGCGCGCGCAGCAGCTGCGCGATTTTCCGCCGGCCGCCGAAAAAACAATGCGGCGATTCTCGCCCGGGGAGGCGGCTAAATTCATCGGCATTCATGAAGGCTATCTTCGGCAATTGGCGGCCGAAGGCAAAGGCCCGGCCCCGCAAGCCAACAACCGCCGCACCTATTCCTTGGACGATATCGACGCGATTCGCGCCAGCCTCGATCGGGATGGGCGGGGCGCGCGGCGCTATGTCCCGCATCGCCGGGATGCCGAAACCTTGCAAATTATTTCGGTGATGAACTTCAAGGGCGGCAGCGGGAAGACGACGACCTCGGCGCATCTCGCCCAGTTTCTCGCCTTCCGCGGGTACCGCGTGCTCGCGATCGATCTCGATCCGCAAGCGAGCCTGTCCACCCTGTTCGGGCACCAGCCGGAAATCGATGTCGGCGAGAACGAGACGCTTTACGGAGCGATCCGCTACGACGCCGGGCGCCGCGACATGGCCGAAATTGTCAGATCGACGTATATCCCGAATTTGCACCTCATTCCGGGGCAGCTTGAACTCATGGAGTTCGAACATGAGACCCCCAAGGCGTTGATGGAGCGCGAAGCCCGCGACTCGCTTTTTTTCGCGCGAATCGGCGAGGCGATCGGGCAAGTGAGCGATGTCTACGACGTCGTCGTCATCGATTGCCCACCGCAACTTGGATTTTTGACTCTTTCGGCGCTTTGCGCCGCCACCGCGGTCTTGATCACGGTTCATCCGCAAATGCTCGACGTCATGTCGATGTCCCAATTTCTGAACATGACGGGAGGCCTGCTCGATGTCGTCGCGAATGCAGGCGGCGGGACTCAGTACGACTGGATGCGCTACCTGGTGACGCGATACGAGCCGAGCGACGGTCCGCAGACGACGATGGTCGGCCTGATGCGGTCGATCTTTGGTTCACGTGTCCTCACGCATCCGATGCTGAAAAGCACGGCGATCGCCGATGCCGGATTGACCAAGGAGACGCTTTACGAAGTCGAGCGTCAGCAGTTTACCCGCGGCACCTATGATCGCGCCACGGAGGCGCTCGATCTGGTCAATGGCGAGATCGAAGGCCTGATCAAGCAGGCGTGGGGGAGATCCTGACCATGGCGCGCAAGATCAATTTTGATTCCGCGCCGGCGGCGGCGCAGCCGGAGCAGGGCGGTCAGCCACACGTGCCAAACCGGCCGCTGCTTGGGCTCGAGCGCCCGATCCGGCAATCGGGCGCGCTTGGCGCGATCTCCCAATCTTTGGGAAACATCAATGAAAAGGTCCGGCGGGCCGAGGAAATCGAGCAGAAGCTCGTCGAAGGCCAGATGATCGTCGATCTCGATCCGGGGCTTATAGATGCTTCTTTCGTGCGCGACCGCATGGATGCGACGGAAGAGCAGAACATCGCATTTCGCGAGCTGATCCGCGAACACGGCCAGGCGAGCCCAATCCTGGTGCGGCCGCATCCGCATCAGCCGGAGCGCTTTCAGGTCGCCTTTGGGCACCGCCGTCTGCTGGCCGCGAGAGAGCTTGGGATTAAGGTCAGAGCGGTCGTCCGCGAACTGAGCGACGAGCAGCTGGTCGTCGCGCAAGGCCAGGAGAACAGTGGCCGGACGGATCTCACCTTTATCGAGCGGGCGCGATTTGCGGCCAGCCTCGAGGATCGGAAATTCTCGCGCGAAGTGATCATGGCCGCACTCAATGTCGACAAAGCGGCGGTTTCGCGTCTCATCTCGATCGTCAGCCGCGTACCGCCCAGCATTATCGATGCGATCGGACCCGCGCCCGCGTTCGGCCGAGTCAGGTGGCAGGAACTTTCCGAGCTTCTCGACAAGGACGCCAATCGCAAGCGTGCCGGCGAGATCGTCGCGGCCGCGGCCTTCCTGGAAATGGACACCGACAAGCGCTTCGAGGCGGTTTATTGCGGACTGCATGAAAAGCCGTTGCGAAGCCGGGCCGAGTCGTGGAGCGCCGAGGATGGCACGCGTGCCGCGCGCGTTTCCCGCGCCGGCAAAAAGCTCACTCTGACATTCGATGATCGCGTCGCGCCGGCCTTTGGCGATTTCGTCAAGGGCCACCTGCAGACGCTTTACGAGCAATACAAGGCAGCAAACAAAGGAGGCGCTTGCTCCTAGAGCGGGATGAGGAAAAGTGTGCGCGGTTTTCCGCTCGCATCCCGCTCTCAGCTTTTAGAATCGATCACGTTTGATTTGGAGCGTTTTCCGATCGGGGGATGCCTCCCGATCGGAAAACGCTCTAGATCGCGCGTGAAAATCGCGCCGCGTATTTGGCGCAAGAAGCAACCAGGAGAAATCACGGCAAAAGAAAAAGGCCCCCGTCACGTCGCCGTTCCGGAAGCCCTTCTTTGTAGTTGGCACTCAAAGAATCTCACTTCCGCGAATCACTGTCAAGAGTCTTCGGCACCGTTTCGGTGAGCGGATTTTCTTTGCCTAGCTGAGGCAAAGACATGCAATCATATATTTCGACGACGCCTTTTGGGCGGCGACCGCTGACGCTTGCCAATGTGGCAAGTCAAGCCGCCGCCAAGGCAAGGTCTCCTGAGGTGGCGGTCCATAAATGGAACGTCTTTCGGGCCATTTGCACCGCCAAGGATCGGATCGGGGTTTCTGAACGGGCACTTGCGGTCTTGGATGCGCTTTTGAGTTTTCATCCTGAAACGGCTTTGACGGGAGACGATTTGATCGTCTTTCCGTCGAACCATCAGCTTTCCCTGCGGGCGCATGGCATGGCGCCGGCGACGCTGCGGCGGCACCTGGCGGCTTTGGTGGATTGCGGTCTCATCATTCGCCGCGACAGCCCGAACGGCAAGCGCTACGCCCGTAAGGGCAGGGACGGGGCCGTCGAACTCGCGTTCGGTTTTGACCTGGCGCCGCTCGTGACGCGGGCGGCCGAATTCGAGGCCTGGGCAGACGATGTGCGCAGCGAGGAACGGGCTCTCAAGCTCGTGCGCGAACGCATCACGATCTGTCGGCGGGATATTGCGAAAATGATCGCGACCGGGATCGAAGAGGGCGTGGAAACCCGGCGAGACGGGCAGGGGCCCGCCGACTGGGCTGCGGTTCACATGCTCTATCGTGAGATTGTCGGGCGGATTCCGCGCACCGCACCGCGTCAGCAGCTCGAGCCGATCGCCGAAGAGCTTTCAATGCTTGCCGATGAAGTGCTTAGCCTCCTCGAAAATCATCAGAAAATATCGAATCTAAGCGGCAATGAGTCTCAAACTGAGCGGCACAAACAAAATTCAACCCCAAACCCCCTTACTGAACTTGAACCGGACTTTCCAACAAAGCCGGCCACAAACATAGAGCCCCTTCCGCAACAGCGAAATCTGCATGAAAAATCCTATCCTCTCGGGATGGTTTTGGACGCTTGTCCCGATCTCCTCGATTACGCTAAGGGCGGCATTTCCAATTGGCGCGATTTTCTGGCTACCGTCACGGTTGTGCGGCCGATGCTCGGGATCAGTCCGAGCGCTTGGGAGGAAGCGCAAGCTGCCATGGGCGAGGTTCAGGCCGCTATCGTCATTGCCGCTATCTTGCAGCGCAGTTCCGCCATCAACAGTGCTGGCGGCTATCTGCGGAGTCTCACCCGAAAAGCCGATGCTGACGAATTTTCGCTGGGGCCGATGCTGATGGCGCTGCTGGGCAGCCGCCACCGAGCCAAGCGACATGCGTGACCATTGCCGCCCTTCGGCATAGGGTGCGGTCCGCGGTCCGCGGTCCTGCCTGCGGAATGAGGAGACGGTCAGCACAGTTTGCTTGTAAGGCATGACATATATGAAACCATGTTTGATTTGGCAGGCGCCGGTTGCTCGTAGATTAACATTGGTGCTGATTTTGAATCGGCTGCACGGATAGATAGTAAAATGCACGGCTGCTCGCCATTCTGGCGAAGGCATGATAATCGGCGCCGCGCTCATGATGCATGGCCTGAGATAAGGTTGAATTGACGGATGTTGGTAGTAACACCGCTGGAACGTGCGTGGCATTTTCGGGAATTGATCCGGGCCGTGGTTCGGCGCGAACTGACCGTGCGGTTTCGCGGTTCGATGCTCGGCTGGCTCTGGGCGATCTTCGGCCCGCTCATCATGCTCACCGTCTATACGGTCATCTTCTCCAGCGCCGTCGGCGTTCCGGCGTCGGCCGCCTCGCATGGCGTCTTCAGCTATGCGCAATCGATCTTCGCCGGGCTGATCCTCTTCAATCTGTTCAGCGAGCTCGCCTATCGGGCGCCGATGCTGTTGCATGAGCACACGACCTTCATCAAGAAATCGATCTTTCCGAGCGAGACTTTGGCCTGGACGGCGACGATCCGCGCCATCGTCTATGCGGCGATCAGCTTCGGCGTTTTGCTCGTCTTTCAGCTTCTGCTGACGCATAGGATTCCGCCGACCATTCTGCTCTTGCCTTTCGTCTTCGTGCCGTTCTTCCTGTTTCTGCTCGGCGTCACCTGGTTCTTGATGGCGCTCGGTTCGTTTACCCGCGACGTGACCCATCTGATGGCCTCGATCATCCCGGTCTTGATGTTTGCGACGCCGATCTTCTATTCGATCAGCGACGTGCCGAAACATCTGCAGCTCGTCTACAAGATCAACATCGTCGGCGATTACATCCAGATGATGCGCGATCTCTTATTGTTCGGCCGGCTGCCCGATCCCTTCCTCTACATAGGATGCGTTCTTGCCTCGCTCATCGTCTTCGCCTTCAGCTATCGCTTCTTCATGCGCTACAAGTCGGTCTTCGTCGATGTCATCTGAAGTGGTCATCCGCTGCGACAGCATCGGCAAGGCGTTTCAGCTGTATAAGCACAGAAACGACCAGCTGAAGCAGATCCTCTTCGGCCGCTGGAAGCAGTTTTATCATCCCCATTGGGTTTTGCGGGACATCAGCTTCGAAGTCCGCAAGGGCGAATGCTGCGGGATCATCGGCCGCAAC from Methylovirgula sp. HY1 harbors:
- a CDS encoding site-specific integrase, producing MSKVPAPTRLIDSETRRALQLDALAAVLPMDRRDRLAHLLTDDDVDTLKHLARVGMGENTLRALASDLAYLEAWCQAATASPLPWPASESLALKFLAHHLWDRAKRETDPRHGMPENVAADLQSAELLRVDGPHAPSTVKRRLSSWATLHRWKGLDGPFKSPTLRSALRLAVRASARPRRRKSKCAVTRDILDTLLATCRSDRLADRRDLALLLIAFGSGGRRRSEVARLRVEQLHDEPPVPIDPEDCNTLFLPCMSIALGRTKTGQADDDARVLLIGSPVVALREWLARADIQTGPIFRAIDRWGALDERPLTPQAVNLIVKRRCVQAGLDPEAFSAHGLRSGYLTEAARNGVPLSEAMQQSQHRSVQQAASYYNEAERRLGRAARLAV
- a CDS encoding alpha-ketoacid dehydrogenase subunit beta, which produces MAEEMLYWQALNRAMDIEMSEDESVFTLGEDVGLYGGSYRVTEGLYAKYGEWRVRDTPISEGGFTGVGVGAALVGTRPVVEIMTINFALLALDSIVNGAAKISFMSGGQFPMAIVVRTPSGVARQLGAQHAQRLEQMFMNVPGLRVAAPSTPQDAYWQLRQAIASNEPIILLEHELLYFTKGQVDIVAEPPPMHRAIVRRPGKDVTIIAYSRMALLAQEAATELAKEGIEAEVIDLRSLSPIDWDTCTASVNKTHRLLVVEEDCRFAGAGAEVAATLAERCFFSLNAPPQRVAGLDMPTPFNGALEAATIPRVPDIVEAARILCEPQKTQAAE
- a CDS encoding AbrB/MazE/SpoVT family DNA-binding domain-containing protein, giving the protein MARADRLTTTVSAKGQVILPSAIRQKLEWGAARPSLVASVKLRLLRPVQIDELLLSMRSLEAKETSAGRGLKTSSFSSIPLGNQT
- a CDS encoding thiamine pyrophosphate-dependent dehydrogenase E1 component subunit alpha, which gives rise to MERETLHRLLHDMLLARAFEERAAEEYTKGNIVGFLHLYPGEEAVAAGVINAAGPSDYIVSTYREHAHALVRGVPPGKVMAELFGRADGMSGGMGGSMHMFDRERRFMGGYAIVGESCPIGVGIAYAIAMRNLPEAVICFFGDGAMNQGAFHEALNMAGLWHLPILFVCENNHYAIGTEVHRHSALSDLYKRAAAYNIPAERIDGMDVLSVYDTTRHTLDRIRRGGGPQFIECETYRYRGHSMADPGSYRPAVELKAFQAHDPVSAAIRDLEFSYPSREELAAIGPDSVGRLAKHLIDSGHVREAEVEALKAQVQKAVDDAAAYALASPQPTMEAAWQALNCNRGHEVLI
- a CDS encoding MFS transporter: MKRLSVGGGFRAAFVVAWAFCLVFYFTQYAVRSAPSVMLPELRTAYGLTTVGLSSLIGIYYYTYSTFAIVAGASLDRWGAKYAIPTGVFFLAIGIVMFGLGISWVATLGRLLQGAGAAFAFVGAVYLATHGFPARYLATAIGFTQMIGMLGGSAGQFAVGPIVHGVVSWQQFWIYSGIFTFVVAIAIFAVTPKQDIEEHTNTPVWQMFEPYKTVLTNPQSYLCGICAGLLFLPTTVGGMIWGVSFLHQGWDISTSQAVTRASMVPLGWVIGCPLLGYISDHIGRRKPVLFGGMVLMLLCTLALIYLHPNTFPPYVLGLLLGIGSGAAMIPYSMIKEINPDRVKGSATGAINFIVFVMSAFAAPFFGMLLQKLAGGGALTLRVFDKGGTVFIAAIVLAAIVALFLKETGSAANNAAH
- a CDS encoding RHE_PE00001 family protein, whose translation is MYDALPNASPLPWSALALPIAAAEDSLARLDERLAKSPIRDGWIARTHFIDASASLWLQGELVHIEDLVLHDAGMDVRTPTHELNRAHTVLRTRRRMLAGAPGWALSPLGLQDLCGRSAGDNATEMPRATQQGRGAANADADDANADASEDRAIAGHDDPRLAQALAAVDAAMAQTDRHLANAAAQYAIERDPLIYDLDWDEAARLSEWQRITAATQSLPPTLAAAIVLAAFDDIAPLQHLPWMGRLLAAALLRARGKTRVHLACLNLGLRAIPREQRRARSGPDRLVAILDAMTAGADAGLKDHDRWLNARAVLARKLDGRRSTSKLPTLIDYVLSRPMVSAGMIAAALGVTPRAALDLVAQLGLRETTGRGRYRAWGVL